The window TAGGAACTCAAAAACtccatattttcattaatGTATTGTGTACCACCAGTAAAGTTTCTCCTCTTTCTATCAGAATTACCATTAAAGTGACAAATTTCTGAATCAGGACCAGAAGATACCGAAGAGGAGCAGTCTGTCATCACTGATTTTGAATCCTCCCGCTCACCATATTTGCACAGAGCACTAAATAGATAGACACTTTCATCAGGaatacaatattttctaattgCTTGGAGCCTGCGCTCATGTGGCCACTCTAGAAAGTCAGCAAGAATGCTTTCTGAAGAAAGTATCCCATGAGCTGTCAAAGGATTAATTGAAGGGAAACTCGTAAGAAATGACTCTGCAAGAGTTTCTGATTCAGACATCTTGGGGTATAGGCGCCTAGTCGTGAACttagaaacattttgaatGCAGCCCAGGATAATTTCATCTGTCAACTCAGATGAATAGGAACAGAAGAGCTGAAAATCAATTTCCAAACTTGCTGCTGCAGCATACAGTCCATCTGATGATTCCATTACAATGGAAAGGAAATTGATTTCTCCCTCAAAGACCTGaaaaaaatctactatttgtaagaaaagagaataacCAATATCAGGGATTATGCACCCATTGCTGGTTAGAATGTACCGAAAACAAACATCAGTTTTCAGTCTACCGATTAATTCCTACACAATCATGGAAAAATTTCCATGCCCATGCTAGCAAATGCAGGAATTGTAAGGACTACTAAAAACGAATGTAAGATTCAACAAACAATGGTAAACTCATGCATAATTTGTAATCAGTTgactaaattttcttttccgtATATGCACAAATTTGGTCATCACTTTTCACAATTGCAATATTAGAAATGAGTGAATGAGCCCAGtgcttaaagaaaataaagaacagTATACTAGCCTGTTTGCAAACTCCAGGAAATTAAGGACTCTTAGCGTCCACGAACAAACCAAGAACCAGGGGATGTGTTTTTGGGGACGGACAAAGTTCACAGAAGCAGTTTTTATATCTAAAGTATTGCTCCAGTCAAATTCCCTGGATTCTGATTAAATGACTCTAACTAAGACTTGAAGAAAAGCTGTTGAGTTGACTAGCTTTGTTCGACCTCCTGTTCAATTTAGCaaccctttctttttctggcACTTTCCTAAACTTGATAAATCTAGAATCCTCAAGTAGAACACAAAGGTATGCTCAAGTAGTTCAATAGAATTGTGATACTGACGTCAAATGCATAGGAAGAGAGTCGatagggaaagaaaagaaggtaaTGGGAGGTAGTCTCTTATAAGTAATAAGGATAAGTAGGCAGTCTTCACAGGGTAGAAAAATTACCAGAACGCAACCCTGAAAAGCTAAACTTAGAGATGTCAAAAGATCTGTTGCAATATTCTCTATGCATAAATTCAAGCACAAAGAAGCTTCATTTGATGTACTGGCTTTCTTGATAATATTTGTGCAGTCATACCACATTAAGCAAATCCCAGAAGTAATTATTAGATCCACAGGCAAACTCATGTCACGTTCCACGACCTGGACACCTTCTTTCTCCAATGCAAGAATTCTTTGATACGAACTTCTCCTACATAcaatcatttccttttcaaatttctgAGTGTTAACAATAGTAATTGCTTCAGGAAATGACATGAGGTCGATATGTTGAGGTTTCTCTAAGACTGATCCTGCTGGCACTCGTAGAGGCACTCTGCAATCATCCGCTTCAATTGTTGCCTCTGGAGATGCCAATGTGTGTTTTTCCTCAACAGGTAAAAAGttcaacaatttctttaacaaCCTGGCTTGATTCTCCACCAAAGACTTCTCTTCCTGAGAACAGATAGAACTAATCAATGTAAAGTTATGGGTAGAtaagtcaaaatatttttgtcaactCAATAGAAAGCATGTAATCCTATAATAATCATCGACATTACTTACTAGCAATACATTTTATTGTCCAAAAACTTGCACGATAAACAAACTTACGATTGTCAGTTCATTATGTTGAGGCAGATCAACACCTTCACAAAATGCTTTAGAATTTCCACAATTGTCCAGCTCTAACATTACAAAATGTAGATGAGGCATgtcaattaaatttgaaaaataagtggAGATCTGAGAAGAGCCATCGGGACCTCCATATTCCAAGATAATGCGAAATTTGTTGAATGGAAAACTCCCAGATACGTACCTTAAAATTGCGAAAGAACAAATACTTTTAGCCCTTCAAAAcatattattgtattataatGTGCCACAATAATAACTCGGAATTCAACGCAATATAAAAGCAAAAAGTTCGATGATATGATAATCTGGAAGTTGCAGTACCAGGAGTATTGCATTTTAAATCCAtatgtttcaatttcaatattgtttttaCTGATACAAGAAGCATGGAACATGTCACCGGTCAGAATTgtcaaaatagtaaatttaccTCAACACTTGAACTTCAATTTCTAGAGCATTGGCCAGTTGCTTTTTAATACTAATAGGAAAAACTAcgaacacaaaattaaaaagaaaaaaaaattaagacagCTATAACACTAAGTTTAAGgagaaagtataaaaataaaaagtactGAAATAAGCATGTGCAAGTCACATTGGTTAGATGACGATCAACGAGGAAGGTattcttttcataaattaaaaaccaagGTATAAAATTAGATACacatcaaataacaaattaaatactaGGACTAGAGAAAATGGTTTATCTGCTGCTGCATATAACCTGCATTGGAGCCGACCAACTGATAATGAAGGAGTGAATGTTCAATTATCAATGCCAACATCACTCAAAACTCCTCATTGTTTATCATACCAGTTCTGTTAAACACATAAAACATGTACCTACAAGTAGCTTGTGAAATGTTTACTTAAAAAAGCTCGGACTTACTCTTGGGATACCAACAAACAAGTGGAAACAAGGCCATCCACCGTAATGGTTGCATTAGACACTTGATCATTAGTAGGACTCCCGTAATTTAGCTCTTCAAAAGACAATCCCAAGGATCTGAGCAATTTTTTCAATGACCACCAGAAAATTTGGTTTGCTACAATCAGAACTTTGAGAGTACTAGTCGAAGTCTTTGAGCATAAGATATCCTGGATAGTAGTAAGTGCCGGATGTGATGAGGTAATTTCTCTGTCAACCGAATTTCCTGCCTCCTCAATCAAGGACGCCAAGAAACCCAACCTCGATTGTAAACACTCCAGGCTCTGACATAACTTCTTTAGATATAGATGAGCTGGGTAGATACCGTAGAAACACAAATACCAACCTATCTGTTTAATGGCATATAACATGGCtaatgtcattattttttcttcccaGTAGGTACTTGATCCTCGcaagtatattttttcaatacaGTCTATCAACTTCTGTTTCGGAAGACTGAGCATTAAAGAATAATCATCAGCTACATATGGAAGATATGTCTTCCTCAGCCCTGTCTCATTTTGCAAGATAGCTAGATAAGTTTTCTCAGAGTTGTTGATGAGATGTAAAATGTTATCAGACAGAAAAACTTGATGTACTTCCACATTCAATTGTTTCGAACTACCATCGGTACTGGAGATAAGAGGCTTGTTAGTCAATTTTCCATCACATGGAACCCTGGGGAGCATCGTATTGGTGTTTGTTGTACTAAATACAGATTCACTCTTTCCCATACCAACAGGCTTctgaaaattcaagaaaaagtCGGGATCACTGGACTCTGATTTTGATTTCCATGACGATGAAGTCTTTGCAGTATTTCCAACAGCTGCAATATCTTGCCTTTGACATCTGTCGTTCAATAATTTGCTTGAATCAACAATAAAAGTTTGACTAGGAAGCATGGAAATACCATTAGGAAAAGACTCCTTCAATTCACCCTTGTCTTCTGTTGTTTCTCTGACTAAGTCTTCGTCTgagaaaacatatatataaaatgtactatcattttcaaaaggtTCCTGATCAAATTCCATGGGTTTCAGATTAATTTCTTCCAACATATTATGATACGACAAATAAATTCCAGAGCTGCAGCTATTTTCCTCCAATAGATACCAATCCAAATATATGTCATCAGATGCAGATAATGATTGTACATTGAGGTTTGCTAAAGCATCCTCTATGAAGGCAAGCAGGGGTCTTTCAGATCCCTGACTAGATAAGATAGGTACAGGTAATGACTTAAATGTGTCATCTACAAGAGCAAGTTCATGACAAACAATCAATTCATTGAAATTCTTGAAATCCGTGCTTTCAATGGATATACAGTCACTGATTTCTGACAAGAATGATAGTTCCAAATCAAAGAAGACTCCAAAAGGTTGATCCATGGATACGTCCAGCAGCTGGAATTCCTCAAAACTAGCAGGTCCTATAGGAAAATCGaaagttgattttgtttgaattgcaGAGCTTCCTGGAATTTCCAAAGTTTCTATCAAGCTCATTGGCTCTGATCCTCCAAAAATATCAGAGGATACGATCTC of the Cucumis sativus cultivar 9930 chromosome 3, Cucumber_9930_V3, whole genome shotgun sequence genome contains:
- the LOC101214826 gene encoding protein SHORTAGE IN CHIASMATA 1, whose amino-acid sequence is MRTRFLHIDYFASETHSFHSLPVPHLISIPFSTLSDLLHFHFLPQFSLPIHNLSIHSSALAKFFDHVLPRTIHDDVHHASDPSSRLQGIFSSESVQTRFLEEEAKGTYEENMEGDWKNFGSETSEIEFVKKDTGADAKNRNLAYDVIQFETPQLDAYLENALLFEKEEAQVLTVLSEAEFDLETLNLGLLKYPSEVKESVYAVECIISEYLLDQRSCLFEDDFSQDRRLLDQSTFPFLEVDEIVLETLALLSLQDEIFFILDNTEPDRIQDVSLLVSNEEYLCSMKCDIEEFLSDHILDPCEVSEIVSSDIFGGSEPMSLIETLEIPGSSAIQTKSTFDFPIGPASFEEFQLLDVSMDQPFGVFFDLELSFLSEISDCISIESTDFKNFNELIVCHELALVDDTFKSLPVPILSSQGSERPLLAFIEDALANLNVQSLSASDDIYLDWYLLEENSCSSGIYLSYHNMLEEINLKPMEFDQEPFENDSTFYIYVFSDEDLVRETTEDKGELKESFPNGISMLPSQTFIVDSSKLLNDRCQRQDIAAVGNTAKTSSSWKSKSESSDPDFFLNFQKPVGMGKSESVFSTTNTNTMLPRVPCDGKLTNKPLISSTDGSSKQLNVEVHQVFLSDNILHLINNSEKTYLAILQNETGLRKTYLPYVADDYSLMLSLPKQKLIDCIEKIYLRGSSTYWEEKIMTLAMLYAIKQIGWYLCFYGIYPAHLYLKKLCQSLECLQSRLGFLASLIEEAGNSVDREITSSHPALTTIQDILCSKTSTSTLKVLIVANQIFWWSLKKLLRSLGLSFEELNYGSPTNDQVSNATITVDGLVSTCLLVSQEYVSGSFPFNKFRIILEYGGPDGSSQISTYFSNLIDMPHLHFVMLELDNCGNSKAFCEGVDLPQHNELTIEEKSLVENQARLLKKLLNFLPVEEKHTLASPEATIEADDCRVPLRVPAGSVLEKPQHIDLMSFPEAITIVNTQKFEKEMIVCRRSSYQRILALEKEGVQVVERDMSLPVDLIITSGICLMWYDCTNIIKKASTSNEASLCLNLCIENIATDLLTSLSLAFQGCVLVFEGEINFLSIVMESSDGLYAAAASLEIDFQLFCSYSSELTDEIILGCIQNVSKFTTRRLYPKMSESETLAESFLTSFPSINPLTAHGILSSESILADFLEWPHERRLQAIRKYCIPDESVYLFSALCKYGEREDSKSVMTDCSSSVSSGPDSEICHFNGNSDRKRRNFTGGTQYINENMEFLSSYRLKPFTADTPETLAAASKSFCSQMFEDPEILGDLKGLSSSVNNLFNQNHNLEPFDATISMDPTRVCKPRDSWISTAPEISDEIRGRCSSFVQNQGLDRNKKKVQSYHNMNTSENQPEELIDEVVNLADNAILKDHFPTMAPLNFLPSMHDNEKDSSRKFKIQRRLSYGQSDDPFCAGDVGNNSSSDFWSSINLHGRSLPGLDSHFPDPSFEPIIMPLQYKDHHSDDRLVQTPVKDSKLLFSLAQKGTSHSDVTPLSNALRSKNLQESSPWTMEFLNRIREKSKNRRNFVPRCSSSPFPENLSNVKKTVKRSSSILEFFKYQGGSTLKKPDQKRQKQSLQSSNSSKNVLSAPSSELSSWTPIDKRSRQTLSFATDGNGSQTKLVWCNDNYGLGKSSKKLGNK